Proteins encoded in a region of the Phalacrocorax carbo chromosome 17, bPhaCar2.1, whole genome shotgun sequence genome:
- the RTN4RL1 gene encoding reticulon-4 receptor-like 1 — protein sequence MGGRRGARVPADAVLPSLCTGGFAELLLVLLGLKVPSALGCPTDCVCYPSPMTVSCQAHNFVTIPKGIPEDSERIFLQNNQITLLLRGHFSPSMVTLWIYSNNITFIDPNTFDGFVNLEELDLGDNRYLRALAADTFQGLVKLHALYLYKCGLSSLPSGIFGGLHNLQYLYLQDNHIEFLQDDIFVDLVNLSHLFLHGNKLWSLHQNTFRGLINLDRLLIHQNQLQWIHRRAFHDLRRLTTLFLFNNSLSELQGDCLAHLGALEFLRLNGNPWSCDCKARSLWEWLHRFRGSSSSVICESPEQMHGKDLKVLRAEDFRNCSGSESLHQIKTHTFSTADRGASKTHHPHHSSKEKGKERGAENSLHSSQPAAPPSSRPGYRKPGKNCTSHKSRNRTFKPVSLGPRKNGQEVPDYVPDYQHKFSFGVMPTLPPRRKGKCTRRTPIRAPSGVQQAAGCAGLRASLLVFMMVLAAIIR from the coding sequence ATGGGTGGGCGGAGGGGTGCCCGAGTCCCCGCTGATGCCGttctcccctctctctgcaCAGGGGggtttgcagagctgctcctggtgctgctggggctgaagGTGCCCAGCGCCCTGGGCTGCCCCACCGACTGCGTGTGCTACCCGTCCCCGATGACCGTCAGCTGCCAGGCTCACAACTTCGTCACCATCCCCAAGGGCATCCCTGAGGACAGCGAGAGGATCTTCCTCCAGAACAACCAGATCACCTTGCTGCTGCGGGGCCACTTCAGCCCCTCCATGGTCACCCTCTGGATCTACTCCAACAACATCACCTTCATCGACCCCAACACCTTCGACGGGTTCGTCAACCTGGAAGAGCTGGACCTGGGGGACAACCGCTACTTAAGGGCTTTAGCGGCAGACACTTTCCAAGGGCTGGTGAAACTCCACGCCTTGTATCTGTACAAGTGCGGGCTGAGCTCCCTCCCCAGCGGGATATTCGGTGGCCTCCACAACCTGCAATACCTTTACCTGCAAGACAACCACATCGAGTTCCTTCAGGATGATATTTTTGTTGACTTGGTTAACCTCAGCCATCTTTTTCTCCATGGAAACAAGCTCTGGAGTCTCCATCAGAACACATTCAGGGGACTAATAAACCTGGATCGCCTGCTCATCCATCAAAATCAGCTGCAGTGGATTCACAGGCGGGCTTTTCACGACCTCCGAAGATTGACCACCCTCTTCCTGTTCAATAACAGCCTCTCGGAGCTGCAGGGGGACTGCCTGGCCCACCTGGGTGCCCTGGAGTTTCTCAGGCTGAACGGGAACCCGTGGAGCTGCGACTGCAAAGCCCGTTCGCTCTGGGAATGGCTGCACAGGTTCAGAGGCTCCAGCTCCAGCGTCATCTGCGAGTCCCCTGAGCAGATGCACGGCAAGGACCTCAAGGTGCTAAGAGCAGAAGACTTTAGGAACTGTTCGGGGTCCGAGTCGCTCCATCAGATAAAAACACATACGTTCTCCACAGCAGACAGAGGAGCCTCCAAAACCCACCACCCTCACCACTCCTccaaggagaaggggaaggagagaggggcCGAGAACAGTTTGCACAGCAGCcagcccgccgccccccccagctcccGGCCGGGCTATCGCAAACCCGGCAAGAACTGCACCAGCCACAAAAGCCGTAACCGAACCTTTAAACCGGTATCCTTGGGGCCGCGGAAAAACGGGCAGGAGGTTCCAGACTATGTGCCTGATTATCAGCACAAATTCAGTTTCGGGGTGATGCCAACGCTCCCCCCCAGACGCAAGGGTAAGTGTACCCGGCGGACGCCCATCCGCGCCCCCAGCGGGGTCCAGCAGGCAGCCGGCTGCGCGGGGCTCAGGGCATCGCTCCTGGTTTTTATGATGGTCTTAGCGGCCATCATACGCTGA